One Diospyros lotus cultivar Yz01 chromosome 1, ASM1463336v1, whole genome shotgun sequence genomic window carries:
- the LOC127792042 gene encoding uncharacterized protein LOC127792042 yields MGVKKVGTVCLQFPQPSVRQPSSSPQNLPSKIPSISRRRSRCGDGGLVIRHDQRLDRSAFFGTQLYRTRSCELPKSRTKTKTKTIRRACSASLDAFFDEEFTEKIRELAMKFDLSNDDDEISDDATEPEIVSDLTSSCRRPFDPVEPQDWTARAEIIPADIERKANSVDLPFSLRILKKKKQGQEGVRQAGESACSSVQKAFSSMVFIIREIHSFTLQMREMLSCEDLRGILVRVQKEIHASFVWLFQRVFSHTPTLMVYVMILLANYSVYSMANNPAMAAQPPQQPYAAATESVSLLEDQNHKNQKFDASSIKTYSLSSSTGKSTSVGGNNGGGGKSRPIASGTDGDGRFDHSASLNYHRTEAADGAASGGNAITEEDESVSGQAAREEELRLWNSIVEEAAKMQAESRDLALDHETMHRFVSPVTSKIDADDYADYFRTELSYRTCLAQDPDNTLLLANYAQFLYLVARDYDRAEEYFKRAAKAETPDAEALSKYAAFLWQAKNDLWAAEETYLEAISADPSNSYYAANYANFLWNTGGEDTCFPIDDDGGANDDA; encoded by the exons ATGGGAGTGAAGAAGGTCGGTACAGTTTGCCTCCAATTTCCTCAGCCATCTGTTCGTCAACCATCGTCCTCTCCTCAAAATCTTCCTTCCAAAATTCCATCTATTTCCCGTCGCCGAAGTCGTTGCGGTGACGGAGGTCTCGTGATCCGGCATGACCAGAGATTGGACCGTTCAGCTTTCTTCGGAACACAGCTCTATAGGACTAGATCCTGCGAGCTCCCAAAATCCagaaccaaaaccaaaaccaaaaccatcCGGCGAGCTTGCAGCGCCAGCCTGGACGCATTCTTCGACGAAGAGTTCACAGAAAAGATTCGAGAACTGGCCATGAAATTCGACTTATCCAACGACGATGACGAGATTTCAGACGACGCCACAGAACCAGAAATTGTCTCTGACTTGACGAGCAGTTGCCGGAGACCGTTCGATCCTGTAGAGCCGCAGGACTGGACGGCGAGGGCGGAGATAATTCCGGCGGATATTGAGCGGAAGGCCAATAGCGTCGACCTTCCGTTTTCCCTTCGGAtcctaaagaagaagaagcaagggCAAGAGGGCGTCAGACAAGCCGGAGAATCGGCTTGTTCTTCCGTCCAGAAGGCCTTCTCCTCCATGGTTTTCATAATCCGAGAGATCCATAGCTTCACTCTGCAAATGAGAGAGATGCTATCCTGCGAAGATTTACGGGGAATTTTGGTTCGCGTCCAGAAGGAAATTCACGCCTCGTTTGTCTGGTTGTTCCAACGAGTTTTCTCGCACACTCCAACTCTCATGGTCTACGTGATGATTTTACTGGCAAACTACAGCGTCTATTCCATGGCAAACAACCCCGCAATGGCGGCGCAGCCGCCGCAGCAGCCCTACGCCGCCGCAACGGAGTCTGTCTCCCTATTGGAAGATCAGAACCATAAGAACCAAAAGTTCGACGCTTCGTCAATCAAGACGTACTCTCTGTCGTCTTCCACCGGTAAGTCCACCTCAGTCGGCGGAAACAATGGAGGCGGCGGGAAATCCCGGCCAATCGCCAGTGGCACAGACGGCGACGGACGGTTTGACCACTCAGCGTCACTGAACTATCACAGAACGGAAGCCGCAGATGGAGCCGCCTCAGGTGGAAACGCCATAACTGAAGAAGACGAATCAGTGTCGGGACAAGCGGCGAGAGAAGAAGAGTTGAGACTGTGGAACTCAATTGTAGAGGAAGCGGCCAAAATGCAAGCGGAATCAAGGGACTTGGCTTTGGATCACGAAACCATGCATCGGTTTGTTTCGCCGGTGACGTCCAAGATCGACGCCGACGACTATGCAGACTACTTCCGAACAGAGCTCTCTTATCGAACTTGTCTAGCTCAAGACCCTGATAACACCCTCCTCCTGGCCAATTACGCCCAGTTCCTCTACCTCGTCGCCCGTGACTACGATAG AGCGGAAGAGTACTTCAAGCGGGCGGCAAAGGCGGAGACGCCGGACGCAGAGGCGCTGAGCAAGTACGCCGCCTTCCTATGGCAGGCGAAGAACGATCTCTGGGCGGCGGAGGAGACGTATTTGGAGGCCATTTCAGCCGACCCCAGCAACTCCTACTACGCCGCTAACTATGCCAACTTTCTGTGGAACACCGGCGGCGAGGACACCTGTTTCCCGATAGACGACGACGGCGGAGCAAACGACGACGCTTAA